Proteins encoded within one genomic window of Arachis ipaensis cultivar K30076 chromosome B08, Araip1.1, whole genome shotgun sequence:
- the LOC107612171 gene encoding B3 domain-containing transcription factor VRN1-like translates to MSSHHHQCQNNIMLHFRFFKAILKTNLQRIKIPNKFSRRHGSALSNPVFLKPPDGTLWKVYWTKKNSDEVWFVKGWKEFTKNYSLNEGHLVVFKYEETSQFDVIILEINDLEIDYSKYETVNRKGKCDQRDEKTVGILKEIPVKNNDAGKRLTLFSPQPHMKVRGESSIRRRTSSLNWPKELKAQEIAQKFISYNPFFTLFIKPSYLTEYQVNVPTLKGYIEDKVKDVALKVGERQWQVKLLPCRNSARRLSGGWSLFVHENGLQAEDVCVFELINMEDSVFKVHVFKR, encoded by the exons ATGTCTTCTCATCACCATCAATGCCAGAACAACATTATGTTGCATTTCCGTTTCTTCAAGGCTATACTCAAAACTAATCTTCAAAGGATT AAAATACCCAATAAGTTTTCAAGGAGACATGGAAGCGCTCTTTCAAATCCAGTGTTTCTTAAGCCTCCAGATGGCACTCTATGGAAAGTGTATTGGACAAAAAAGAATAGTGATGAAGTTTGGTTTGTAAAAGGATGGAAGGAATTTACCAAAAACTACTCTCTTAATGAAGGACATTTAGTTGTGTTTAAATATGAAGAAACTTCTCAGTTTGATGTAATCATACTTGAGATAAATGATCTAGAAATAGATTATTCCAAATATGAGACTGTGAATAGAAAGGGCAAATGTGACCAGAGAGATGAGAAAACAGTTGGAATCTTAAAGGAAATCCCTGTAAAAAATAATGACGCTGGAAAAAGATTGACATTGTTTTCTCCTCAGCCTCATATGAAAGTCAGAG GTGAGAGCTCTATTCGAAGAAGAACATCATCTTTGAATTGGCCAAAGGAACTTAAAGCTCAGGAAATAGCTCAGAAATTCATCTCCTATAACCCTTTCTTCACACTGTTCATAAAGCCAAGTTACCTCACAGAATACCAAGTG AATGTACCGACTTTGAAAGGTTACATTGAGGACAAGGTGAAGGACGTGGCGCTTAAGGTTGGGGAAAGACAATGGCAAGTAAAGTTGCTCCCTTGTCGCAACTCAGCTCGCCGCCTCTCAGGTGGTTGGTCCTTGTTTGTCCATgagaatggattgcaagctgaaGATGTTTGTGTCTTTGAACTGATTAACATGGAAGATTCAGTTTTTAAGGTTCATGTTTTCAAAAGGTAG